A DNA window from Paraburkholderia sp. IMGN_8 contains the following coding sequences:
- a CDS encoding ABC transporter substrate-binding protein — translation MKRYLSAFLAAAVMSTAAYAQSAPDAVVKSAVEGTVAAMKADPQARGGDMNKITELVETRFVPATDFQRTTRIAVGKAWTTATPEQQKQLYEQFQILLVRTYASSLSQLRDQDVKFKFLPVSVPAGAKDVVVQSHVISNGGDDSIDYRLTKGASGWKVYDINMMGAWLIQVYQTQFADQLSKGGVDGLIKFLTAHNARSAG, via the coding sequence ATGAAACGTTATTTGTCTGCTTTTCTGGCTGCGGCTGTGATGTCCACGGCGGCGTATGCGCAAAGCGCGCCTGATGCCGTGGTGAAAAGTGCTGTTGAAGGCACTGTTGCCGCGATGAAGGCCGATCCGCAGGCGCGCGGCGGCGATATGAACAAGATCACCGAACTGGTGGAAACGCGATTCGTGCCCGCGACGGATTTTCAGCGGACCACGCGGATTGCTGTAGGCAAGGCGTGGACTACTGCCACGCCTGAGCAGCAGAAGCAGTTGTATGAGCAGTTTCAGATCCTGCTCGTGCGGACGTATGCTTCTTCGTTGTCGCAACTGCGGGATCAGGATGTGAAGTTTAAGTTCTTACCGGTTAGTGTGCCTGCCGGCGCTAAGGATGTGGTGGTGCAGTCGCACGTTATTAGTAATGGCGGTGATGATTCCATCGATTATCGGCTTACTAAGGGTGCCTCCGGCTGGAAGGTCTATGACATCAATATGATGGGGGCCTGGTTGATTCAGGTTTATCAAACGCAGTTTGCCGATCAGCTTTCTAAAGGCGGGGTTGATGGGTTGATTAAGTTTTTGACTGCTCATAATGCGCGGAGCGCGGGGTAG